The Cucurbita pepo subsp. pepo cultivar mu-cu-16 chromosome LG18, ASM280686v2, whole genome shotgun sequence nucleotide sequence tactttttcatttatccaatcatcaatatttaattttaattgtggTATTTTTCACCTTTATtccatataatatatttaagataATACTATTATATTCTTCGCTTGGTTAGTTgcaactttttcaaaatttaaaatattttttctcgGTTatgtaaatttgaatattagcGCATAGCTCAACACGTGATTTACGAATATAAAATGGAAAGCAGATTTGAACTCTAATATCGTATTAaaccattaattaaatttattgacgtaatcaattatataatggtttataaaatatgaagaaaaaaaatgtgtagACTAAGTTTGTAATTTGAAAAgggtaaatttgtaatttaagtGAATTGGTCTCTTATCGAGTTGCTTCATTTGGGTGATCCAATGAACAGAAGAATGGAAACGGGCTTGAAGAGTGGGTTGAAATTCAATACACGAATGACCCAATCTTGCAATCCAGACCGCCATGGACAGACTGAGAGAAGTGAAGATGGTCCATCAACAGAGCGTTCATGTAGGAGGCAGAGAACAATCGGTACCAGATAAGGATTTAAAGCAGCACCGTTCATTACCCTCACCATCATATTCATGGAATAGCTTCTTATCActcactattttcttttactttctcCCCATTTCCAACATTCCAAACCcacaaattttgttttctattacTCTTTCTCAGGTACTCAATTCTGCCCTCTTCTCAAATGCCTCACTGCTTTTCTCTGCCTTCCTTGATTTCTCATTCCTAcaaattatcatttaaatttgtatgcATATTCCtgttctttctgtttttgaGTTCGTCTTAGGAAATTGAGTTCTAATGCTTATGGAAGTTCCTGTTGGGAATGTCCACTTCTTTGGTATTTATCTGCTACGAATTATTTCCAATTCTCAACTCTAATTACTCCTGCTGCTCAATCACATGGATAATTATGTTAGCCTAACTTTGGCGAGCTTTAATCATTCTTAATCTTAACCTCTGCCAAGCCATTCTCTTATTAAATGAATTCTTGATTTAGCTTAGATGTTGAGTATTTATATGTGTTAATGTGCCTCTCTGAAATTTGATCATGGAGAATTGTTGTTGTGTAAATTGTGATGCTGTCAATGATGATTGCAGGGGAAAACAATGATGAAGAACTAACTACGGGAAAAGGGGCCCTTCTCCCTACACTTGATACGTTAGCTTTCTTGACATAACACGATGTCGGTAATAACTCCGTCTTCTATCACCAATGTTTCAGTTGTTCTTATAGCCAACCAGACGGGGAAGAGCCATGGTTCAACAAGATTCACCTTTTCTAGAAACCCCACTAGAGATACACTTCATAACCAAAGATTTCTTTTACCCTTATCCACTTCTGTTAGGCTGTTTCCAAATTGcagtaaaaatttattttgtaatcaTTGCCGTGGAATCCCAAGATTATGTGCTTCAGGAACTGAAGTGGCAGTGGAGGAGTCAGATTCATTGGTTTCTGGTGAAGAATCAAGTCAAAGCTCAGAACTTACATCTGGTGAAATCACAACAAATGAGAAAAGCCCTGTGAAATCAGATGCTGCTCCTACACAGTCAAAACGTTTGAGACCTGTGAGGAAGAGTGAGATGCCGGCTGTAAATAATGAGGAACTTATTCCTGGTGCAACTTTTACTGGGAAAGTAAGATCAATTCAACCATTTGGTGCCTTTGTTGATTTTGGAGCATTTACTGATGGCTTAGTACATGTATCAAGGTTGAGTGATAGCTTTGTTAAGGATGTTGCAAGTGTTGTTTCAGTTGGGCAAGAGGTGAATGTAAGATTGATTGAAGCAAATGCTGAGACTGGACGAATATCGCTCTCGATgcgtgaaaatgatgaaaGGAGAGAGTCTCCTGCTAGCAATGATAAACCTGGGTCTGCCAGAAGGGACACTCCAAAACCAAGAGGACCAAGGAGAAATGAGGTGAAGAAAAGCTCAAAGTTTGTCAAGGGGCAAGATTTACAGGGTACAGTGAAAAACATTACCAGGTCCGGTGCTTTCGTATCCCTTCCCGAGGGAGAGGAAGGATTCCTCCCCGTTTCCGAGGAAGCCTCCGAAGGATTTGGGAATCTTATGGGAAACTCTACTTTAGAAATTGGCCAAGAGGTCGATGTTAGGGTGTTGCGGATTGCAAGAGGACAGGTAACTTTGACTAtgaaaaaagaggaagataATGAAACGTTAGACGCTCAGCTCAATCAAGGGAAAGTTTATGCTGCAACAAACCCCTTCTTGTTAGCATTTCGTAAGAACAAAGATATTGCTACATTTTTAGATGAGAGGGAAAATGTAGAGGAAGAAGCTAAAAAATCTGTGGTACAGAAGGTTGCAGACATTGTAGAAGGGATGGTTGATGCAGATCAAACCCGAGCTGATGATTCCACCAAAGTGATAGATGAGGTACTAAGTGATGACAAGGAGGAGGAAAGTCTGCCTTCTGTTAAAGATGATGAACCTGCAAGTTCAGCTGATTCATATGCTGCGACTCTAGATGGCTCAGAGAGTATATTATCTACATTAGAAGACGTAAAGCCCTCAGAAGATGAGCAATCTGAAGAGGTCCAGGTGGTTGAGGCTGCTCAACCTATAGACGGACCTGAGTTTGATGGGAAAGTAGTCGCCCCTGATGATGAAGCCGAAAAAATAGTGTCTTCAGAAAGTCCAGTTAGTGAAGAACTTGTGGCTAGTGAAGACAGTGTGGAGAAAGAAAGTGAGCAAAGCcaaaaagatttggaaaatgaaattatttctgCTTCTCCATCCGAAAAGGAAGGGGATAAGCCAGAAACGGATTTGAATGGTAGCATCACGAACTTAGGTATAATTCTAGAAACATGAGGTTGAGGCAATTTTGGAAATGATAATCTGTATTTGCAATAATTCATAGAATAAGGAATAGGGTCATATGTATATGGCTAACTGTTGATCAAATCCAATCTTCTGTAGATCAAGCTCGTGAAGAAGTTGTTGAGGATCAAGTCGACATTCAAGCACCTTCTGAAAGCCCTGAAGTCCTTTCATCTACACCAGTTATAGAAGAAAAGATAGGAACCGATCCTGAGAACAATGCTGATCCTCCAGAAGAAGTTGCACCAAAAGGTTATTTTATGCTTCATTTAGGATGGTTCAAGATATTTGGTAGCTATTTGATGctcaaaacttttataagTAGTCATAAAGTGTCACTAAAATAAGGGATATCACCCGGTATGATTTTCAATCTAAGAATAACTGGTAGAGCAATTGAATGCTTTCACTTGATCTCCCATGTTGGCTTTACTTGATTGATGTTGGCCACCTGCAACCAgctttatttaattctttggGTGTCTGTTGTGTTGCAGCTGTGATATCACCGGGTTTGGTAAAGCAGCTTCGTGACGAAACTGGTGCAGGAATGATGGATTGCAAAAAAGCTCTGGCAGAGAGTGGAGGCGACATTGCTAAAGCTCAGGAGTTCCTCAGAAAGAAAGGGTTAGCAAGTGCAGAAAAGAAAGCTAGTAGAGCCACAGCTGAAGGAAGAATAGGTTCTTACATTCATGACGGTAGGATCGGAGTTCTAATAGAAGTGAACTGTGAAACAGATTTCGTCTCGAGAGGAGATATCTTCAAAGAGTTGGTTGATGATTTAGCAATGCAAGTTGCTGCATGCCCTCAAGTACAATATGTGGTTACTGAAGATGTTCCAGAAGAGATAGTgaacaaagaaagagaggCCGAGATGCAGAAGGAAGATCTTTTATCGAAACCCGAGCAGATCAGGTCAAGAATTGTTGAAGGACGGATAGTGAAGAGGCTTGAAGAGTTGGCATTGCTTGAACAACCATATATCAAGAATGATAAGGTGGTGGTGAAGGACTGGGTGAAACAAACTATTGCAACCATTGGAGAAAACATGAAGGTCAACAGATTTGTGAGATACAATCTTGGAGAAGGCTTGGAGAAGAAAAGCCAAGATTTTGCTGCTGAGGTAGCCGCACAGACAGCAGCTAAACCTGCTGCAACTCCAGCAGTCAAAGAGGAGCAGCCCAGTGTAGAGGAAGGGAAGGAAGCTGTTCCCAAGTAAGCGGCCTTCTCTTAATGTATCGTTTTCAATGAGCTTTTCTGTTTACATTCCACTCTTGTAATGAAAGCTAAGACATGTTCTCTTTCAACTGATACTAAAGTCAATGGCTGCATTGTAGGGCTGCAGCTGTCGCCGTTCCTGCAGCGCTTGTTAAGAAACTCCGAGAAGAGACCGGAGCGGGAATGATGGACTGTAAGAAAGCCCTGTCTGAAACTGGTGGGGATCTAGAGAAGGCACAAGAGTATCTAAGAAAGAAAGGCCTCTCGAGCGCAGATAAGAAATCTAGCCGTCTAGCAGCTGAAGGAAGAATTGGATCCTACATTCATGACTCCCGTATTGGTGTTCTAATTGAAGTGAACTGTGAAACCGACTTCGTGGGGAGAAACGAAAGATTCAAAGAGTTAGTCGACGACCTCGCAATGCAGGTTGTGGCATGTCCAGAAGTGCAGTATGTGTCAATAGAGGACATTCCAGAAAGCATtgtcaaaaaagaaagagaactTGAGTTGCAGAGGGAGGACCTTCAGAAAAAACCAGAGAACATAAGGGAGAAAATAGTTGACGGGCGGATTTCCAAGAGGCTGGGAGAACTTGTGCTTTTAGAACAACCTTTCATTAAGGATGACAGTATTTTGGTCAAGGACTTGGTAAAGCAAACTGTTGCCTCTCTTGGTGAGAACATAAAAGTTCGTAGATTCATTCGTTTCACCATTGGCGAGACAGTCACAAATTCGAGCGAGAAATCCGAACCATGAACCGAGAAAAACAGAATACCTACCGGGCATTGAGGCAAAGGTAGACATGAAAACATGGTAGCAGTAGAGAAGAATGTGAAGCCAAGGTAAAACTTTTTGTGTGGAAAGAAACTGGAATattcattttcctctcttgtttttttttgtagcaAAGAGTTGAGTTTTCCTGAAACGCTGCTTGGTAGCATCATTTTGATCTTATAAAAGCTTCATTCATATCAGTCTCTGCTTGGTTatcatattcatttatttcacaTCATCTGAATTGTTTGAATACTCATTTATAGTTACTTTCTAAGTACTTATAAACGAAATGGACGAATGTAAAAGGTATCAGTATAATCTGAGTCTCTTTTGGAAGGGTGAGAATTGGCACAGCAAACAAACCATTTACAATAGAAAGAGAAGTGTAGCCACAACAACCAAAGTAGAATCACAAACTAAGAAACTGTGAATCGTCCTATAGAAAATCGTCTTTGCCAACAAACAAGTTATCTTGATACATCAACTCTCCAATATTTAGAACTCATGcacaaagaagaacaaggaaCAATACTCGTAAAGATTCTCTCGATCGATCTAAGCTTTCAGTAGGCAGATTATACGTTATCTTCAAACATCATTTGCTCTAACGTGCATGATTGATGCATCGATATGGCAGAAGTGTTTGCTAGTTACGATTTCTGCACTTCTCCATGGCCCTTGGAGCTGCAAggaaacgaaaagagagaaaagggtGAGCTTTTACTAATGGGTCACACTAGAAAGGAATTTTTTCTGATTCTATCTTTATAAGACATTGCTCAATCCATATCAGGAATTAGCATCCTTGTAATGGGAAATGACCTAAGCATCCGATTATGATGAACCTTGAAGAAAGATCCGATCATAATGGAATTTAAACTAATGGGTCTTTATTTGTTagatctttttctttatgaaaatGAGAGATGCTAAGTAATGTtgatcaaaagaaaagggttttgAAGTGGACAGATAATGATGGTAACTAAGAGAGCACTAAACAAAGGCTAAGATTCTCAAATGCTTATAATCATGGAGGTGAAATCCCACTAAACTTGTCTGATAAATTTAGTAAAGTCCATAGCAGAGCATACCTAACCCAATTGCCTCTGAACTCTTCATGATCCTCATCCTTGTGCAAGATTCAGTGAACATCCTATTATGTAACAACAAGATGATTACTAATGAAAGCAGTCATTTAGAGATTGAAACGAGATTTTGTTGAATGAATAATGAACTTACTCCCATGGAACATCACCAACCAGCATCCAATCACCATCCTTATCTTCATAGGTGAGTACATATTCAGAGCCATGGAGCAGATCCATCAATCGGCTCTCATTTAATGCATCCCGGTTTGGGAATCCATTTGAGCCACAATGACCTGACATAACAAAAACCTTGCTTGAAAGCCAAATTTAAACACTGAAGATCTGCAGGAGTAGAAGCTTCAAAGAGCATACCAATTGTGAAGCTGCTGAACATTTTCTCGAGGGCTGATGAGAGGTCCACATAGCTTCCATAGGTTTTCAGATCAACTTTCCTGAGGTATGGTGCGCCATCCATACTTACCTTCACATAAAGGCAGCCGGATCCCGACTTACCCTCTGCATCCTCTGTAGTTTTAGGAGGCTGTGTTGCCATGGAATTCTTACGGAACGAACGAATTGGTGGCCATCCTACAACTTGTGCCCTGTACCAGACGTGATAAAGGACTTGAGATTTTTCTAGTAAGAAGGCAAAAtcagaaatggaagaagacaTACTTGGCAGCAGGGGCAGAGAGCTGAGGCTTTTCCTCATGCAGTGGCTTGGCCGAGGGAGAAATACCATCTTTAACACCGGAGACAGCCGAAACAGGGGGTTGAGTCTTATTTTCATTAACACCTCTGGGAGAGAACAGGGCGCCACTTTTGGTGGCATCGGGTTCAGATCCGGCAGAGGTGGGCAGAACCCACTTAGCAGAAGCTCTGTCAATGGCAACAGAGAAGCCCCTCTTAGCCCCGGAAATGGAGGTTTTGTGGGGGTACCCATTGTTGTCGTCAAGCCCATCGTGCCTCTCCGGTGACTCAGAGCCAGGAAGGCCTAACCTGAGTTCAGTGGCCTTAAGGTTCAAGCCAGCAGAGTTGGGTCCATCAGAGGAGGTTTGAGAGGTGGCTTCCAGGGAAGGAATAGACTCTGTTAAGCCTATGTAATCATGTTCTAAGGGTGTAGACATGAGAAAGAGATGAAAGTCAAGATGAATATACAAAAAACATGAACACAGAGCAGAGATTgaatggaaatggaagagaaatgaagggaaaagaagagggagaaagaagggtaaataaataaagaaagaaacagagagagcaGCAGGAAAGGCATcctaaaagagagagaaataaaaaaaaaaaaaaaaaggattttatatttaaattatttataataggATGTAGCTTTTTGTGGGGAACCACCCCGACAAGTCACAGAAAGTCTCGGTCCACCTTTCCCAAATtgcccttttttctttaataaaaaaagaaaattccttCTGTGAGAGCTATGGGGTTGTGCCTTTATTGTTCTTCTCTTTATTACCCCAAACCCCATGAAActggaaaacaaagaaaaaacgCTAACCTGCGCCGAGGGACAGCATTAAAACAGTGCAAATTGAAAGCAGCGTAACAGGGGAAGGAATGCGGAAAAGGATAACACGGGGCAGATTGTGTAAGAACTCGCCAGATTTTCAAGCCCCATCACACAATTGTTTTGGCCGCTTTGTTGTCTGCAACAgatcaaatttatatatatatatatatatatatatatatatatatatatatatatagtggaAAGTGAGGGAATGTTGAGAAAGCTGCTCACATTAACACGCTACTCGTTTAGAGTTTAGAGTTTAGAgcggtttagggtttaagatTTAGGATTTAAGGTTTAGAGCGGTTCAGAGTTTaagatttagggtttaaggtTTAGAACGGTTCAAAGTTTAAGATTTGGGGGTTTAAGGTTTAGAGCGGTTCAGAGTTTaagatttagggtttatggtttagggtttaagaaTTAGAgcagtttagggtttaagatttagggtttagggtttagagcGGTTCAGGATTtaagatttagggtttagggtttagaacCGTTCAAGATTtaagatttagggtttagagcGGTTCAGGGTTTAAGATTTAGAGTTTAGGTTTAGGATTTATAACGGTTCAGGGTTtaagatttagggtttagggtttagaacCGTTCAAGGTTtaagatttagggtttagagcGGTtcagggtttagggtttagagcGGTtcagggtttagggtttagagcGGTTCAGAGTTTAAGATTTAGAATttagagtttagggtttagagtgATTCAGGATTtaagatttagggtttagggtttagagtttTAAGCGGCATCAAGTGATTGAGTTGAGTAGTTTCTCATGTAAAATTATTGACTCTAGAGATATTGTAATAGTGAGAAACTAAATGGTTTCGAGCACCAACAGAACCAgattcttcctccaattacTACACTTaaaccactttttttttaatattagaatcttgaaaggaaaaaaaaaaaaggtggtGGAAAGGGAAGTAACCGGAAAAGGATGGGTTGGTGGGGGACAAAACGGCGTTATGTTGTGAAGTCTAAACCACCACCATCCCCGTTATATCCTCCTTACCACCCCACCCAAAataacatcattttttttttttaattaatttggagagaaaaaaaaaataaataaaggaaaggaGGGAGGACCCAGAAAGGAATGGGGTGGGGCCAACGTGTCAAGAAGTGGGGCCAGGAAGGCAGTATAAGTAGAAGTGATAGTGTCGTGTCATGGAGCAGTGTCTGAGCTGGATGGCCACAACCACCCACCCAGCTtaagatggatggatggatagATATAGTTTAAACAGTGAAATGATATAAGAGTGGGTGTCAATTTCAGAGGCATAGCACACAACATGAATCGCACTTCTCCACTTGTTATAAAACCCAAAAACCCtcaactttaatttaattacttctTAATTCATAATATGATGActttaattacttaattacCCCCCCACTCCAACCAAAGATGCTTCATAATCACATGTCTTGTGTTCTCTTCTTATTGTATCATCCAATTTTGTtacattttaatgtttatataCTAATCTTATgctatacatatataaaagtTAGAATAATGTGTGTTTGTGACTGATTTGGCATAGCAATATGGGAGTACTTGGCAATTACATCGTATCAAAGTGTTGAGTGGGACCATTATTTGAGCTTATCAATTATTAGGGTCTCGTCTGTCTCGTCTACTCTATGATTTGACCATGTTGCTTTATATTTCTCAAACGCTTGATACTAATCTTttctaatatgtttttttttctcaaccaCACGCTAATTAGAATGTTTTTTAAGAAGTCACTCGAACAAAATTCTTCGAGGCTCAAATTAATCGAGATAAAAGGTATATAGATaataactatatattttttaattggtaatttttttttatattttgataatatcAAAATTGAGTTAATTCAACTATATTTGATTattggaaaggaaaacaaaatattttttacaacCGTGCGAAAATTTCTCCTTAATatactcattttaaaatcgtgaatcTAATAGATATACACTCGGATAATGCAGACAACATTGACAACGAGGAGAgctctaattttaatttttatatgggAGAGAGAATAGTGGGTCCCATGGCAATTGGCAATGGGATAACACAAATATTTATGATTATAAAATGATTGgggaaaatattatatttaccattaaaaaaaacacaccgTTTCAATGCAAGCAATTAAAACTGTGTTTGTTGGCCATATTGggcaataaataaaaatcaattttatttaaatttattaaaaaaaaaggtattatccataattaattttaaatatagtacaATGAAACAAACTCGtaataaacatgtttttttttttaataataataaaaaaaaatgggaatcatttaaaagaaagacTTGTAAAGTTTGGTTTTGTGAGTGCGACATCTGACAACCTGATGCGACCTTTCCCTCCCAAACAAATTATTCCATTTTATTAGCCCTCACCAATTTTGTACATCCACacctataaataaatactaattatTACACTTTAccctaaatatattttcttttaatacaaccatttttattattattattattattattatttatttgtttagttcaataatgagataattttttataaagcaATAAGGGTATGATTTATATATTCTCTTCGTTGAGACAATAAATATGGAACACGCTTAGGATTGTGATTTATTTGTACTTGGGCCCACGAAGGAAACTCTTGTGGGCTTTTCGGCATTCTAGGCCCATAAGTTCATGGTCAACGAGAATGCTCCCTatgattttcaaaaaaattaaaatacaattttaattttaataaataaataaataaagttggtGTCTAGAAAAGGaatcacaaaaaaataataataataataataataaatagactTTTAAGTCTTAAATACTttaaaggaacaaaaaaaaaaaaaaaaaaaaaNNNNaaaaaaaaaaaaaaaaaaaaaaaaaaaaaaaaaaaaaaaaaaaaaaaaaaaatcatatatccTAAAATaccaccttttctttttaaatgaaCGATCACGTGTTAAAGTCATTTAATGTATAAATAGAGAGATGATGATGGCTGTGACATATTATGGGTACCATCTACTACTACCCTCCATTTTAATCAATCctaattaatattcttttaattttaattttctgatCTCATGCTTCAATCTTGTAGTTAATACTAAAACTTTagataaaaaattcaattttattcgaacaaatcaatttaaactatttattaatattacatttaaaaatatttatgcaATAATTATTATACTTGTATATACTTTTATAGTTGtctaatgaataaaataaagacaattaaaagttattgtatgagattaaaaaaaaagagaacgcaatgaaaaattaaaatgatttgtttaTAGTACATTAATTCTGTTATTataaaaacttataatatagatatagatgtaaaaagaaagaagaaacaattGATTTATATTTACTTAATCCTTCTATGCCTCTTTTATCtttctataaattaattatatgttaATAAAGTTATGTATTGGTAATGATTAATTAGAGACCCTAAACTTTCTACCTTTTTATAATCTTTAATGTTATGAATTTACCAAACAGCCCTTTGACTATTTGAGTCACTCAATTCAGCTTGTTTTAagcaaatttataattttaaaatacatggtatttaaaatttttaaaaatttgtattttgcTGGCGTGAGGAAGACGCAATACTGAGGTAATAGAAAcaaatagtatttaaaaaacGAGGAACAAtactgaattaaaaaaaaataaaaagaaagattagtAATTAGTGGGAAATTGgggggttaaaaaaaatatagaaatgaCAAAGGAGGGCTGAAGTTGTTGAGGGTCGGCGTCCATTGGTTTTTTGGGAGTGGAAAAGAGGGGAAAAGGCATAGAGTAGTGGGCCTTCTTATTGGGCCCACTCCCACTTTAGCGGGTAGTACTGTCCAAAAACTTTTGGGTCCTTTTCACGCGTGGGGAGCCCAcaatcaatatttatttttttttataataatttttcaaaaaggaacaaaatatataattatagttAAATGTAGAGAGGGACAAGGAGAGCCTAATAGAGAAAGTCGGCAAGTCTCTACACCCATATGGACTTGGACGGTGGTGGCACCCGGGCCCACAAACCCACCTCTCGCTTTTTAACATAGAGTTGAGATCAAAGTATCGacctttaaaataataattatttttttttattttaaaatatcattccATTTAGAATTAAtcttgttttataatttaacattaattcaaatggttgatttttttttttttaatattaggattaaaaataaaaaattgcaaatttaAAGGGATGGAGacagtttttattttttattttttattcttatatcTTCTTATAATTTAGGTACAAGTGTAAAACCAGAATCCTATACCATACTTTCGAAT carries:
- the LOC111779791 gene encoding uncharacterized protein LOC111779791: MSVITPSSITNVSVVLIANQTGKSHGSTRFTFSRNPTRDTLHNQRFLLPLSTSVRLFPNCSKNLFCNHCRGIPRLCASGTEVAVEESDSLVSGEESSQSSELTSGEITTNEKSPVKSDAAPTQSKRLRPVRKSEMPAVNNEELIPGATFTGKVRSIQPFGAFVDFGAFTDGLVHVSRLSDSFVKDVASVVSVGQEVNVRLIEANAETGRISLSMRENDERRESPASNDKPGSARRDTPKPRGPRRNEVKKSSKFVKGQDLQGTVKNITRSGAFVSLPEGEEGFLPVSEEASEGFGNLMGNSTLEIGQEVDVRVLRIARGQVTLTMKKEEDNETLDAQLNQGKVYAATNPFLLAFRKNKDIATFLDERENVEEEAKKSVVQKVADIVEGMVDADQTRADDSTKVIDEVLSDDKEEESLPSVKDDEPASSADSYAATLDGSESILSTLEDVKPSEDEQSEEVQVVEAAQPIDGPEFDGKVVAPDDEAEKIVSSESPVSEELVASEDSVEKESEQSQKDLENEIISASPSEKEGDKPETDLNGSITNLDQAREEVVEDQVDIQAPSESPEVLSSTPVIEEKIGTDPENNADPPEEVAPKAVISPGLVKQLRDETGAGMMDCKKALAESGGDIAKAQEFLRKKGLASAEKKASRATAEGRIGSYIHDGRIGVLIEVNCETDFVSRGDIFKELVDDLAMQVAACPQVQYVVTEDVPEEIVNKEREAEMQKEDLLSKPEQIRSRIVEGRIVKRLEELALLEQPYIKNDKVVVKDWVKQTIATIGENMKVNRFVRYNLGEGLEKKSQDFAAEVAAQTAAKPAATPAVKEEQPSVEEGKEAVPKAAAVAVPAALVKKLREETGAGMMDCKKALSETGGDLEKAQEYLRKKGLSSADKKSSRLAAEGRIGSYIHDSRIGVLIEVNCETDFVGRNERFKELVDDLAMQVVACPEVQYVSIEDIPESIVKKERELELQREDLQKKPENIREKIVDGRISKRLGELVLLEQPFIKDDSILVKDLVKQTVASLGENIKVRRFIRFTIGETVTNSSEKSEP
- the LOC111779792 gene encoding auxin-responsive protein IAA27, giving the protein MSTPLEHDYIGLTESIPSLEATSQTSSDGPNSAGLNLKATELRLGLPGSESPERHDGLDDNNGYPHKTSISGAKRGFSVAIDRASAKWVLPTSAGSEPDATKSGALFSPRGVNENKTQPPVSAVSGVKDGISPSAKPLHEEKPQLSAPAAKAQVVGWPPIRSFRKNSMATQPPKTTEDAEGKSGSGCLYVKVSMDGAPYLRKVDLKTYGSYVDLSSALEKMFSSFTIGHCGSNGFPNRDALNESRLMDLLHGSEYVLTYEDKDGDWMLVGDVPWEMFTESCTRMRIMKSSEAIGLAPRAMEKCRNRN